The following are encoded in a window of Procambarus clarkii isolate CNS0578487 chromosome 33, FALCON_Pclarkii_2.0, whole genome shotgun sequence genomic DNA:
- the LOC123765239 gene encoding uncharacterized protein, whose protein sequence is MERTWALTAVLAIWAAAGGVWASTVEDLRAEHRAIDLPVDRVVDLPAEHRAHDFTDLLSELPIATSNMFIWNHPDGSYRFGMQGDDQWRVESRDADGTVKGRYSYQTPEGQVVDITYDAGPQGYRARGGAIPGGASPLQQQTPEESPLVPTRYSQQSGGELSDYYGALLYVDVEKTLPSGDGVTTFADDDNVAIVTDVRLQQLQEGPVAVFPVGFLPGSTLQLAGPPFVNDSPVQPAAIPV, encoded by the exons GCGTTAACGGCGGTGCTGGCGATATGGGCAGCGGCTGGTGGGGTGTGGGCGTCTACCGTGGAAGACCTACGAGCCGAGCATCGAGCGATCGACCTACCGGTCGACCGAGTTGTCGACCTTCCGGCCGAACACCGAGCCCATGACTTCACTGATCTTCTCTCCGAGCTTCCTATTGCCACCTCCAATATGTTCATCTGGAACCACCCGGACGGCAGTTACAG GTTCGGGATGCAGGGTGACGATCAGTGGCGGGTTGAGTCCAGGGACGCCGACGGCACCGTCAAGGGACGCTACTCCTACCAGACGCCCGAGGGCCAGGTTGTTGACATCACCTACGACGCCGGTCCTCAGGGCTACCGCGCCAGAGGAGGCGCCATCCCAGGGGGCGCCTCGCCACTACAGCAGCAGACGCCGGAGGAGTCTCCGCTAGTACCAACACGGTACAGCCAGCAAAGTGGCGGGGAATTGTCTGATTACTACGGAGCTCTATTGTATGTTGACGTGGAGAAAACTCTTCCTAGTGGCGACGGCGTCACCACCTTCGCTGACGACGACAACGTGGCGATAGTGACGgacgtgaggcttcagcagctgcagGAGGGCCCCGTGGCAGTGTTCCCTGTCGGGTTCTTGCCAGGGTCCACGCTCCAGCTGGCAGGACCGCCTttcgtcaacgactctcctgttcAACCGGCCGCCATTCCTGTGTAG